One window of the Microcoleus sp. AS-A8 genome contains the following:
- a CDS encoding Uma2 family endonuclease, translating into MTPASVKPLTLEDFLKLPDIEESPAWKYINGNAIQKPMPKTRYSLLQKRLLAVIDSHTEDYTALPELRCTFGGRSVVPDVAVVAWNRIQLDEEGEPEDNFVEPPDWTIEILSPEQKANRVIDNILHCLRHGCQLGWLIDPDDHSILTFKPKQEPEVYRASARLQVLESTKLKLTAEQVFGWLKIVNR; encoded by the coding sequence ATGACGCCTGCATCGGTTAAACCCCTCACCCTTGAAGACTTTCTCAAGCTTCCTGATATCGAGGAATCCCCGGCATGGAAGTACATTAATGGGAATGCGATTCAGAAGCCGATGCCAAAAACGAGGTACTCTCTGTTACAAAAGCGGCTACTGGCTGTCATTGATAGCCACACGGAAGACTATACGGCACTTCCTGAACTTCGTTGTACCTTTGGCGGGCGTTCTGTTGTACCTGATGTTGCAGTGGTGGCATGGAACCGGATTCAGCTGGATGAGGAAGGAGAGCCAGAAGACAACTTTGTCGAACCCCCAGATTGGACAATTGAGATTCTCTCACCCGAACAGAAGGCTAACCGGGTGATTGACAACATTCTGCATTGTCTGCGACATGGCTGTCAGTTAGGGTGGCTCATCGATCCGGACGATCACTCTATCCTCACGTTTAAACCCAAGCAAGAACCTGAAGTATATAGAGCGAGCGCTCGCTTGCAAGTTCTTGAAAGCACTAAGTTAAAGTTAACGGCAGAGCAGGTTTTTGGTTGGTTGAAAATTGTTA